In Pseudomonas sp. DNDY-54, a genomic segment contains:
- a CDS encoding NAD(P)-dependent alcohol dehydrogenase, with protein MSNAIGYAALDSSTPLAPYSFSRRAVGANDVQIDILYCGVCHSDLHTARNEWNNTLYPSVPGHEIVGRVTAVGDKVSGLKVGDIAGVGCLVDSCQSCPSCGEGLEQYCENGFVGTYNGPAFGGGENTYGGYSDKIVVDAKFVLRISHTEDNLAAVAPLLCAGITTYSPLRQWKVGPGQKVGVVGLGGLGHMAVKIANAMGAHVVLFTTSPDKKEDALRLGAKEVVVSKNKEEMAAHSNSFDFILNTVAAPHNLDAFLALLKRDATMTLVGAPASPHPSPSVFGLIFKRRRLAGSLIGGIAETQEMLDFCAEHNIVSDIEMIEIQNINEAYERMLKSDVKYRFVIDMASLKSA; from the coding sequence ATGAGCAACGCCATCGGTTATGCCGCCCTCGACTCGAGCACGCCGCTCGCTCCCTATTCGTTTTCACGCCGAGCCGTGGGGGCGAATGATGTACAGATCGACATTCTCTATTGCGGCGTCTGTCATTCGGACCTGCATACCGCTCGCAACGAATGGAACAATACGCTCTACCCGTCCGTGCCCGGCCACGAGATTGTGGGACGGGTAACGGCTGTGGGCGATAAGGTCAGCGGCTTAAAGGTTGGCGATATTGCCGGCGTGGGTTGTCTGGTCGACAGCTGCCAGAGTTGCCCGTCCTGCGGTGAAGGATTGGAGCAATACTGCGAAAACGGTTTCGTTGGTACCTACAACGGCCCTGCATTCGGCGGCGGCGAGAACACGTATGGCGGGTATTCGGACAAGATTGTGGTGGACGCGAAGTTCGTCCTGCGCATCTCACATACCGAAGACAACCTTGCCGCGGTTGCGCCGCTGCTCTGCGCGGGGATCACCACCTATTCGCCGCTGCGCCAGTGGAAGGTCGGCCCCGGCCAGAAAGTCGGCGTGGTCGGCCTCGGCGGCTTGGGTCACATGGCTGTGAAGATTGCCAACGCCATGGGCGCACACGTGGTGCTGTTCACCACATCGCCGGACAAAAAGGAGGACGCCCTGCGCCTCGGCGCAAAGGAAGTCGTTGTGTCGAAGAACAAGGAGGAAATGGCCGCTCATAGCAACAGCTTCGACTTCATCCTCAATACCGTGGCAGCCCCTCACAACCTCGATGCATTCCTAGCGCTGCTCAAGCGCGACGCGACCATGACGCTGGTCGGCGCGCCCGCCTCGCCCCACCCATCCCCCAGCGTGTTCGGGTTGATTTTCAAGCGCCGCCGGCTCGCCGGCTCGCTGATCGGCGGTATCGCCGAGACCCAGGAAATGCTCGATTTCTGCGCCGAACACAACATCGTTTCGGACATCGAGATGATCGAGATCCAGAACATCAACGAAGCCTATGAGCGCATGCTCAAAAGCGACGTCAAATACCGTTTCGTCATCGATATGGCCTCGCTCAAGTCCGCCTGA